The following proteins come from a genomic window of Streptomyces sp. Sge12:
- a CDS encoding SulP family inorganic anion transporter, translating into MTVSSPTRPTREIRKDLPADLSASIAVFLIALPLSLGIALATGAPLQAGLVAAAVGGIVAGRLGGAPLQVSGPAAGLTVVTAELIQRYGWRTTCAITVLAGACQLGLAALRTARSALMVSPAIVHGLLAGIGVTIALAQLHIVLGGNPQSSSIDNVLGLPAQLADLHPAALGVSTLTLAVLLAWPWLPGRAGRALRKAPAALAAVAAATAAASLSGLALPRVDLPSWRSHALPELPTGPVLGILAAVLTIALVGSVQSLLSAVATDKLIASERRTDNRPPRADLNRELWGQGAANIVSGALGGLPVAGVAVRSVANVKSGAVSRRSTMLHGLWVVLAAGLLVPVLDLIPLAALAALVMAVGVQMVSITHMRTVTRHREIVVYGTTIVAVVLGGVLEGVAIGIAVAVALALHRLARTRITAEREDNGVHRVWARGQLTFLAVPRLSRVLNQIPHDAHAVIELDGSFMDHAAYETLHDWQEFHLAHGGTLEVTGRAGSSARLPGTTSADESDESGEPDTFEKVAGPTGPGASDAGGPGGASHHADRSRRGAHQCCRPWTPWQNHCDHRPAGTRTVTAAAAAKAAAASTEATAEPEPAAEQAASPALRGRGAGQLANGISAFQRDTAPHVRDELARLAREGQRPSQLFLTCADSRLVTSMITASGPGDLFTVRNVGNLVPLPGAESTDDSVAAAIEYAVDVLKVDSITVCGHSGCGAMQALLSSAPGTPMTPLRRWLKHGLPSLERMASRHHAWARISGRLPADAVEQLCLTNVVQQLEHLRAHESVARRLAEGTLELHGMYFHVGEAQAYLLSEGEDFFDCRVFDSVGQHA; encoded by the coding sequence ATGACAGTCAGCTCCCCCACCCGCCCGACCCGGGAGATCCGCAAGGACCTCCCGGCGGACCTCTCCGCCTCCATCGCCGTCTTCCTGATCGCCCTGCCGCTCTCGCTCGGCATCGCCCTGGCCACCGGCGCCCCGCTCCAGGCCGGGCTGGTGGCCGCAGCGGTCGGCGGAATCGTCGCCGGGCGCCTCGGCGGCGCCCCGCTCCAGGTGAGCGGCCCCGCCGCCGGACTCACCGTGGTCACCGCCGAGTTGATCCAGCGCTACGGCTGGCGCACCACCTGCGCCATCACCGTGCTCGCCGGCGCGTGCCAGCTCGGCCTCGCCGCACTGCGCACCGCCCGGTCGGCGCTCATGGTCAGCCCGGCCATCGTGCACGGTCTGCTCGCCGGGATCGGTGTGACGATCGCCCTCGCCCAGCTGCACATCGTGCTCGGCGGCAACCCCCAGAGCTCCTCCATCGACAACGTCCTCGGGCTGCCGGCCCAGTTGGCCGATCTGCATCCCGCGGCACTCGGCGTCAGCACCCTGACCCTCGCCGTCCTGCTCGCCTGGCCGTGGCTGCCGGGACGGGCCGGCCGAGCCCTGCGCAAGGCCCCCGCCGCACTGGCCGCCGTGGCCGCTGCCACCGCCGCCGCCTCGCTGTCCGGACTCGCCCTGCCCCGGGTCGACCTGCCGTCCTGGCGCAGCCACGCCCTGCCCGAGCTGCCCACCGGCCCCGTCCTCGGCATCCTCGCCGCCGTCCTGACCATCGCCCTGGTCGGCAGTGTGCAGTCCCTGCTCTCCGCGGTCGCGACCGACAAGCTGATCGCCTCCGAGCGGCGGACGGACAACCGCCCGCCGCGCGCCGACCTCAACCGCGAGCTGTGGGGGCAGGGTGCGGCGAACATCGTCTCCGGCGCGCTCGGAGGGCTGCCCGTCGCGGGTGTGGCCGTCCGGAGCGTGGCCAACGTCAAGTCCGGCGCGGTCAGCCGGAGGTCGACCATGCTGCACGGCCTCTGGGTGGTGCTTGCGGCCGGCCTGCTCGTCCCGGTCCTCGACCTGATCCCGCTGGCCGCACTGGCCGCCCTGGTGATGGCGGTCGGCGTGCAGATGGTCAGCATCACGCACATGCGCACCGTCACCCGGCACCGGGAGATCGTGGTCTACGGCACGACCATCGTGGCCGTGGTGCTCGGCGGGGTCCTGGAGGGCGTGGCCATCGGGATCGCGGTGGCCGTCGCCCTGGCCCTGCACCGGCTCGCGCGGACCCGGATCACCGCGGAGCGCGAGGACAACGGGGTCCACCGGGTTTGGGCGCGCGGGCAGTTGACCTTCCTGGCCGTGCCCCGGCTGAGCCGGGTGCTGAACCAGATCCCGCACGACGCGCACGCGGTGATCGAGCTGGACGGCTCGTTCATGGACCACGCGGCCTACGAGACGCTGCACGACTGGCAGGAGTTCCATCTGGCGCACGGGGGCACGCTGGAGGTGACCGGCCGGGCCGGATCCTCGGCGCGGCTGCCGGGCACCACCTCCGCCGACGAGTCCGACGAGTCCGGGGAGCCCGACACGTTCGAGAAGGTCGCAGGACCCACCGGGCCCGGCGCGAGCGACGCGGGCGGCCCGGGCGGCGCGAGCCACCACGCGGACCGGTCCCGCCGCGGGGCGCACCAGTGCTGCCGGCCCTGGACGCCCTGGCAGAACCACTGCGACCACCGCCCCGCAGGCACCCGTACGGTCACTGCCGCGGCCGCGGCCAAGGCGGCCGCGGCGAGCACCGAGGCCACGGCGGAGCCGGAGCCGGCAGCCGAGCAGGCCGCCTCGCCCGCGCTGCGGGGGCGCGGCGCGGGTCAACTGGCCAACGGGATCAGCGCCTTCCAGCGCGACACCGCACCACACGTGCGGGACGAGCTGGCCCGGCTGGCCCGCGAGGGGCAGCGGCCCTCCCAGCTCTTCCTCACCTGCGCGGACTCGCGCCTGGTGACCAGCATGATCACGGCCAGCGGCCCCGGCGACCTGTTCACGGTCCGCAACGTCGGCAATCTCGTACCGCTGCCCGGCGCGGAGTCCACGGACGACTCCGTCGCCGCGGCCATCGAGTACGCCGTGGACGTGCTGAAGGTGGACAGCATCACCGTGTGCGGGCACTCGGGCTGCGGGGCCATGCAGGCCCTGCTCAGCTCCGCGCCCGGCACCCCGATGACCCCGCTGCGGCGCTGGCTCAAGCACGGGCTGCCCAGCCTGGAGCGGATGGCCAGCCGCCACCACGCCTGGGCCCGGATCTCCGGCCGGCTCCCGGCGGACGCCGTGGAGCAGCTGTGCCTGACCAATGTGGTCCAGCAGCTGGAGCACCTGCGGGCCCACGAATCGGTGGCCAGGCGACTCGCCGAGGGCACCCTGGAGCTGCACGGGATGTACTTCCACGTGGGCGAGGCACAGGCGTATCTGCTGTCCGAGGGCGAGGACTTCTTCGACTGCCGCGTCTTCGACAGCGTCGGCCAGCACGCCTGA
- the acs gene encoding acetate--CoA ligase, which yields MPGDTTDTLGKGDVVSNESLANLLKEERRFAPPADLAAASNVTEAAYTQADADRLGFWAEQARRLTWATEPTETLDWTNPPFAKWFADGTLNVAYNCVDRHVEAGNGDRVALHFEGEPGDSRAITYAELKDEVSKAANALTELGVEAGDRVAVYLPMIPEAVIAMLACARVGAAHSVVFGGFSADAVASRIQDADAKLVITADGGYRRGKPSALKPAIDEAVAKCPQVENVLVVRRTGQDTAFTEGRDIWWHDLVGRQSAEHTPQPFDAEHPLFILYTSGTTGKPKGILHTSGGYLTQAAYTHHAVFDLKPESDVYWCTADIGWVTGHSYIVYGPLANGATQVMYEGTPDTPHQGRFWEVVQKYGVTILYTAPTAIRTFMKWGDDIPAKFDLSSLRVLGSVGEPINPEAWIWYRKHIGGDRCPIVDTWWQTETGAMMISPLPGVTATKPGSAQRALPGISATVVDDEAHEVPNGGGGYLVLTEPWPSMLRTIWGDDQRFIDTYWSRFEGKYFAGDGAKKDDDGDIWLLGRVDDVMLVSGHNISTTEVESALVSHPAVAEAAVVGAADETTGQAIVAFVILRGSASETEGLVAELRNHVGSTLGPIAKPKRILPVQELPKTRSGKIMRRLLRDVAENRAVGDVTTLADSSVMDLIQSKLPAAGSED from the coding sequence ATGCCCGGGGACACAACGGACACCCTGGGAAAGGGAGATGTCGTGAGCAATGAGAGCCTGGCCAATCTGCTCAAGGAGGAGCGGCGGTTCGCACCGCCCGCCGATCTGGCCGCCGCCTCCAATGTGACCGAGGCTGCGTACACACAGGCCGACGCGGACCGGCTGGGCTTCTGGGCCGAGCAGGCCCGGCGGCTGACCTGGGCCACCGAGCCGACGGAGACGCTCGACTGGACGAACCCGCCCTTCGCGAAGTGGTTCGCGGACGGCACGCTCAACGTCGCGTACAACTGCGTGGACCGCCACGTCGAGGCCGGCAACGGCGACCGCGTCGCCCTCCACTTCGAGGGCGAGCCCGGCGACAGCCGCGCGATCACCTACGCCGAGCTCAAGGACGAGGTCTCCAAGGCCGCCAACGCCCTCACCGAGCTGGGCGTCGAGGCCGGCGACCGGGTCGCCGTCTACCTGCCGATGATCCCCGAGGCGGTCATCGCGATGCTCGCGTGCGCCCGCGTCGGCGCCGCCCACTCCGTCGTCTTCGGCGGCTTCTCCGCCGATGCCGTCGCCTCCCGCATCCAGGACGCCGACGCCAAGCTGGTCATCACCGCCGACGGCGGCTACCGCCGTGGCAAGCCCTCGGCCCTGAAGCCCGCCATCGACGAGGCCGTCGCCAAGTGCCCGCAGGTCGAGAACGTTCTCGTCGTGCGCCGCACCGGCCAGGACACCGCCTTCACCGAGGGCCGTGACATCTGGTGGCACGACCTGGTCGGCCGGCAGTCCGCCGAGCACACCCCGCAGCCCTTCGATGCCGAGCACCCGCTCTTCATCCTCTACACCTCGGGGACCACGGGTAAGCCGAAGGGCATCCTGCACACCTCCGGCGGCTACCTCACGCAGGCCGCGTACACCCACCACGCGGTCTTCGACCTGAAGCCGGAGTCCGACGTCTACTGGTGCACCGCCGACATCGGCTGGGTGACCGGGCACTCCTACATCGTCTACGGGCCGCTCGCGAACGGCGCCACCCAGGTGATGTACGAGGGCACCCCCGACACCCCGCACCAGGGCCGGTTCTGGGAGGTCGTCCAGAAGTACGGCGTCACCATCCTCTACACGGCGCCCACGGCCATCCGCACGTTCATGAAGTGGGGCGACGACATCCCCGCGAAGTTCGACCTGTCGAGCCTGCGCGTGCTGGGCTCGGTCGGCGAGCCGATCAACCCCGAGGCCTGGATCTGGTACCGCAAGCACATCGGCGGCGACCGCTGCCCGATCGTCGACACCTGGTGGCAGACCGAGACCGGCGCGATGATGATCTCCCCGCTGCCGGGCGTCACCGCCACCAAGCCGGGCTCCGCCCAGCGCGCCCTGCCCGGAATCTCCGCCACCGTCGTCGACGACGAGGCGCACGAGGTCCCGAACGGCGGGGGCGGCTACCTGGTCCTCACCGAGCCGTGGCCGTCGATGCTGCGCACCATCTGGGGCGACGACCAGCGGTTCATCGACACCTACTGGTCGCGGTTCGAGGGCAAGTACTTCGCGGGCGACGGCGCCAAGAAGGACGACGACGGCGACATCTGGCTGCTCGGCCGAGTGGACGACGTGATGCTGGTGTCCGGCCACAACATCTCGACCACCGAGGTCGAGTCGGCGCTCGTCTCGCACCCCGCGGTCGCCGAGGCGGCCGTGGTCGGCGCCGCCGACGAGACCACCGGTCAGGCCATCGTCGCCTTCGTCATCCTGCGCGGCAGCGCCTCCGAGACCGAGGGTCTGGTCGCGGAGCTGCGCAACCACGTGGGCAGCACGCTCGGCCCGATCGCCAAGCCGAAGCGGATCCTGCCGGTCCAGGAGCTCCCGAAGACCCGCTCGGGCAAGATCATGCGCCGCCTGCTGCGCGATGTCGCGGAGAACCGCGCGGTCGGTGACGTCACCACGCTCGCCGACTCCTCGGTGATGGACCTGATCCAGAGCAAGCTTCCGGCCGCGGGCAGCGAGGACTGA